Proteins encoded in a region of the Mercenaria mercenaria strain notata chromosome 1, MADL_Memer_1, whole genome shotgun sequence genome:
- the LOC123545177 gene encoding uncharacterized protein LOC123545177 has product MLFQDLNGNYQYGESSSSSTNQCHQTLPSIFEGRSLHNVSDISLECDETIDNWEELESCIFSNKRNEKFHVYEETSQDAVGESFEFYNDYPPPNSPAKGVQVDQPVLQLHSQYVNSLLKVWRDSQKRNCSTEESGENSDGYSLSPDELQSSQESNESSQDCEMATESETIEAILASNTIVQEHSDSAQMEQLHGLPESQSSSRSTSPTVMEMLSHFRQNVMNFRSISPIVVRSPTPVSSGSSSPGFVRSPSPLEFLEHSMSSLPIDDSTELVFYDNRYIVRSYSPVSYSQGDHQVPDVNMDFQQTVSDSEEFPSFRSYSHIRIQNSCQDQVVPDYIEE; this is encoded by the coding sequence ATGTTGTTTCAAGACCTGAATGGTAATTACCAATATGGTGAATCTAGCAGCAGTTCAACAAACCAATGTCATCAAACCTTGCCCTCCATCTTTGAAGGCAGATCCTTGCACAATGTTTCAGATATCAGTTTAGAATGTGATGAAACAATAGATAACTGGGAGGAACTGGAATCATGCATCTTCAGCAACAAAAGGAATGAGAAATTTCATGTCTATGAAGAAACTAGCCAAGATGCTGTTGGTGAAAGTTTTGAGTTTTACAATGATTATCCTCCACCAAACTCTCCTGCAAAAGGTGTTCAAGTTGACCAGCCAGTGTTACAACTACACAGTCAGTATGTGAATAGTCTTCTGAAAGTGTGGAGAGATTCTCAGAAGAGAAATTGTAGTACAGAGGAGTCTGGTGAAAACAGTGACGGATACAGTCTGTCACCTGATGAACTTCAAAGTTCTCAGGAGAGCAATGAATCATCTCAAGACTGTGAAATGGCAACTGAAAGTGAAACAATTGAAGCCATCTTGGCCAGTAATACCATTGTTCAGGAGCACAGTGATAGTGCTCAAATGGAGCAGTTGCACGGTCTACCAGAGTCTCAGAGTTCATCTCGTTCAACTTCACCAACAGTGATGGAGATGCTTTCTCACTTCAGACAGAATGTCATGAACTTTCGATCTATATCTCCAATTGTTGTGAGGTCACCTACACCAGTCAGTTCAGGGTCATCATCACCAGGGTTTGTACGTTCTCCATCTCCACTGGAGTTCCTGGAACATAGCATGTCAAGTTTGCCTATTGATGACTCCACAGAGCTTGTGTTCTATGACAATCGGTACATTGTGCGCAGTTACAGTCCTGTGTCTTATAGTCAAGGTGACCATCAGGTACCAGATGTTAATATGGACTTTCAGCAAACTGTATCCGATTCTGAAGAGTTTCCTTCTTTTAGATCGTATAGCCATATTAGAATTCAGAACTCTTGTCAAGACCAGGTTGTTCCAGATTATATTGAAGAGTGA